CGGCCGGCGACGGTGACGGTGGACGGGGTCGACTGGACCTACCTTGCCGGGGGGCAGGGCGAGCCGCTGGTGCTGCTGCACGGCTTTGGCGCCGACAAGGACCATTTCGGCGCCTTGCTGGGCGCCCTGAGCAGTCGCTACCGCCTGATCGTGCCGGATTTGCCGGGATTCGGGGAATCCAGCCGGGATGCTTCCCTGGCCTACGACATTCCCAGCCAGGCCGCCCGCTTCGGGAGGTTTGTCCAGGCCTTGGGACTCAGCAGCTTCCATCTGGCGGGGGCCTCCATGGGAGGCTATATCGCGGGTTACTATGCCTCTGGCCACCCGACTGAGGTCCGAAGCCTATTGTTGATGGCGCCGGCCGGGGTCCTGCCCCCTGTCCCGGGGAAGCTGCAGCGGATCTATGAACGCGAGGGACGCATCCTGCTGCTCTACCGCACCCTGTCGGACTTTGACGATTTGATGCGGGTCCTCTTTCACGACCCGCCCTGGCTGCCGACTCCGATCAAGCGCTACCTGGTTGGGCGGCACAGCCACGGCCACGATCTGTACCTCAAAATTCTGGCGGACATGGTAAACGGCGGGATGGGGCTGCTGGAAGGCCGTTTGGGCCTGATCGCCAGCCCGACCCTGGTGCTCTGGGGGCGGGAGGACCAGGTGCAGCCGGTGGCCAGCCAGGCGCGCTTCACCGCCGAAATCCCCCGCGGTCGTGGTGCGGTTATCGACAACTGCGGCCATGTGCTCTATCTTGAGAAACCGGTTCAGACCATTTCACTGTACCGAGACTTTTTAAATTCCCTCAACTGAGCCGCCGGCCGCGGAATGTCCCCGGGGCCGGTTGGGCTGGAGGATTCCGCGGATGGCATCGAACCCCAAGCGTCTGCTGCTGCTGCTGGTTCTTTTGATGGTGGGATTCCTGCCGTCGCTGGCCTTGGGGAGGGTGCTTCACCAT
This Desulfobacteraceae bacterium DNA region includes the following protein-coding sequences:
- a CDS encoding alpha/beta fold hydrolase; this translates as MVNFLKVSVVLTALLAIWLGGVFLFFPGWVYDSVVFVNRWRAGLRPATVTVDGVDWTYLAGGQGEPLVLLHGFGADKDHFGALLGALSSRYRLIVPDLPGFGESSRDASLAYDIPSQAARFGRFVQALGLSSFHLAGASMGGYIAGYYASGHPTEVRSLLLMAPAGVLPPVPGKLQRIYEREGRILLLYRTLSDFDDLMRVLFHDPPWLPTPIKRYLVGRHSHGHDLYLKILADMVNGGMGLLEGRLGLIASPTLVLWGREDQVQPVASQARFTAEIPRGRGAVIDNCGHVLYLEKPVQTISLYRDFLNSLN